The genomic region CAGACTAATGATTGATATCAAAGTATCATAAGTTGAACGGTCTACACTGCACGGGGCAACGCTTAAATTTAGTAAGTTATTCTTTGTACGGACTATATTGTTCTATATTTAGGGACTAATGACTAATAACCATCAATGACCGCCTTCGATCTCACCGGGAAAAACATCCTCATAACCGGGGCATCATCAGGACTGGGAAGACAGTGTGCCATCACTGCCAGCCAGTCCGGGGCCACTGTTTTTATCACTGGTCGCAACAAGGAAAGATTGCTTGAAACCTACAATCAGTTAGCAGGTACAGGACATCAATGGCTGCCGGCAGATCTCACAGTAGAAAAGGACATCGCCAGTCTTGTCGAACGACTTCCTCTACTGAACGGGGTTGTTTTCAGTACCGGCATATCTGATCTTTCTCCTGCAAGGTTTATTAAACCGGAGGATATTTCGAAGACTTTCGATATCAGTTTCAATGCTTCTGTCCTGCTTACCAGTCAATTGCTGGCAAAGAAAAAACTGGAGAAAAATGCGTGCTCCCTCGTATTTATTTCAACTATCTCTACACGCTATCCTTTTGTCGGCGGTGCGATGTATATCAGCGCCAAAGCTGCGCTGGAATCCTATGCACGTGTCCTGGCACTGGAATTAGCACCAAAAGGCATTCGCTCAAACAGCATCTCCCCTGCTTTCGTCAGGACACCGATGCTGGATGATACCGCCGAAAAATATTCCAACGAAGCGGTCAGAAAAATCGAGGAGCAGCAATTGCTGGGCCTTGGAGAACCGGAAGACGTAGCTAATGTGGTTGTGTTCTTTTTGTCGGATGCATCACGATGGATCACTGCCTCGAATCTGATTGTGGGAGGCGGTTAAAAGAAGACAGAAGTCAGAAGTCAGAAGACATAAGTCAGAAATCAGTTGAATGAGTTTTCTCTGAAAAGATTTAAATTCAAAAACTTAAAATAGCCACAAAAACACAAAAACACCAAATACCACAAAAAGGTGAATTAATTTAAGACTTTAGTGAAATTTTGTGTGTTGGTGTTTTGGTGGCGAAAAAAAGTCCAGATATGAAATTAATCAAATACGGAATTATCCTTAACAGGCTTAGGGAAGAGGACATTGAACTTGTCCGCCAATGGCGCAATTCCCCTCAGATAAACCAGTTCATGGAATACCGGGGAAATATCACCCCGGAAATGCAGCGGGATTGGTTCAGGTCGGTAGATAATTTGGACAATTTCTATTTTATCATTGAATACCAGGGCAAAAAGATCGGGCTGATCAATTCGAGCCATGTAGAATGGGACACGGTAAGCTCTGAAGGAGGTATTTTCCTTTGGGATGAACAGTATTACGAAACGTTTGTTCCGGTCTGGGCTTCCCTGTGTTTGCTGGAAACAACCTATTTTGTCCTGGGTGCAGGCAGATCTGTTATCAAAACACTCCGGGACAATGAGCGGGCAAAAAAACTGAATACACACCTGGGTTATGAACTGATGGAAGGGCAGGAAGAGGTTTATAACCAGAGCTATCTTCTTACGGCAGAAAGTTTTAAACGGCACGCGCACAAACTTATCAAAGCAGCATCACTCCTGGCAGGACAGGGTACTGCCGGACATTCTCTTTTCTTTGACCGGGAAGATATAAGATCAGGACTGGCAGATTTTATTTATGGAAAGATTAAGCAGGAAATGATCCTTGAATATAATGAAACAAAAGAGGGCCGGCATTATATTTTTAAATCTATAACGGTTTGACCTTCCGTTTGTTGAATTTCCAGTACACTTTTAAAAATATGCCCAGTGTCTGGTTTAAATTGTTCCGCATCCGGTAAGGCAGATAATCACCCATAAGGATAAGACGGTACATCACGAATGCATAGATCAGCGTCGGGAGGATCCAAAGATATAATCCAAGGTGAAAGGAAGGGTATTTTCTTTTGTAACCCGCCTTCTCAGCCGATTTCCCCGCAACCAGGTCGGCTATGCGGATATCCCGCGGGCTCATCTCCGTTTGCCACAGGTTCATCCGCCCGGTCGTGATGGGATTGAACAGGCTCTGATGCACCTGGCGTATCTCTTCTGAACCTGCATACACTTTTTCAACTTCAGATTTCTTCTGGTAAAAGGACATGACGGATGGATCATAATCGATGCCGAGAAAATGACAAAGATCATGGAACCGGCGTTCGGGTTCTGCGGCTAAATCCTCATATTTAATCGAATATATCAATTCCGGATTCCGCTTCTTCAGTTTCCACATACGATACAGGGCAAATTTCCACCTGTAAATAACCA from Bacteroidales bacterium harbors:
- a CDS encoding SDR family oxidoreductase; amino-acid sequence: MTAFDLTGKNILITGASSGLGRQCAITASQSGATVFITGRNKERLLETYNQLAGTGHQWLPADLTVEKDIASLVERLPLLNGVVFSTGISDLSPARFIKPEDISKTFDISFNASVLLTSQLLAKKKLEKNACSLVFISTISTRYPFVGGAMYISAKAALESYARVLALELAPKGIRSNSISPAFVRTPMLDDTAEKYSNEAVRKIEEQQLLGLGEPEDVANVVVFFLSDASRWITASNLIVGGG
- a CDS encoding sulfotransferase translates to MDKPVGSQYISSIPLFFIIGRPRSGTTLLRILFEAHPHVLIPPESPFIISLYKCYGKVTFWDELTIKEFCDDLFKQRYFDKWLIEKDRLYQSLLEAKGENTFQNMVRKVCLTYQSVFDKKEIFLIGDKNPAYSLFIHRIHKLFPEAKIIHITRDYRDNYLSLIKVNFEVPIVPLVIYRWKFALYRMWKLKKRNPELIYSIKYEDLAAEPERRFHDLCHFLGIDYDPSVMSFYQKKSEVEKVYAGSEEIRQVHQSLFNPITTGRMNLWQTEMSPRDIRIADLVAGKSAEKAGYKRKYPSFHLGLYLWILPTLIYAFVMYRLILMGDYLPYRMRNNLNQTLGIFLKVYWKFNKRKVKPL
- a CDS encoding GNAT family N-acetyltransferase, with protein sequence MKLIKYGIILNRLREEDIELVRQWRNSPQINQFMEYRGNITPEMQRDWFRSVDNLDNFYFIIEYQGKKIGLINSSHVEWDTVSSEGGIFLWDEQYYETFVPVWASLCLLETTYFVLGAGRSVIKTLRDNERAKKLNTHLGYELMEGQEEVYNQSYLLTAESFKRHAHKLIKAASLLAGQGTAGHSLFFDREDIRSGLADFIYGKIKQEMILEYNETKEGRHYIFKSITV